In Armatimonadota bacterium, the following proteins share a genomic window:
- a CDS encoding HAD hydrolase-like protein: protein MPLVDLAVFDIAGTTVKDRDHVNQCVRDALLAAGVDVPIAEINGTMGLPKPVAIAQLMSAHRATGCLESIHDDFVERMKAHYRTSLEVGPIDGAESAFAQLRSAGVKVALDTGFSSGITAVILERLGWDGSHIDGAISSDEVEHGRPFPDMILNHMCRFGIADPGRVAKIGDAPADMGEGTNAGCRFVIGVLGGTHSREQLAACPHTHIVESILDVPALLLADTTP from the coding sequence GTGCCCCTCGTTGATCTCGCCGTCTTCGATATTGCGGGCACCACGGTTAAAGACCGCGACCATGTCAACCAGTGTGTGAGGGATGCCTTGCTTGCGGCGGGCGTTGACGTCCCCATTGCCGAAATCAACGGCACAATGGGACTGCCCAAGCCGGTAGCGATTGCCCAGCTCATGTCTGCCCATCGAGCGACTGGATGCCTTGAGTCGATCCACGATGACTTTGTCGAACGGATGAAGGCCCATTACCGGACGAGCTTGGAAGTTGGGCCGATAGACGGCGCCGAATCCGCCTTTGCCCAACTCCGGTCGGCCGGGGTCAAAGTCGCCCTCGACACCGGGTTCAGTAGCGGCATCACCGCTGTCATCTTGGAAAGGCTGGGCTGGGACGGATCCCACATCGATGGCGCCATCTCTTCAGACGAAGTGGAGCATGGTCGCCCATTCCCCGACATGATTTTGAACCATATGTGCCGATTCGGCATCGCCGACCCCGGCCGGGTCGCCAAAATCGGCGATGCCCCGGCCGATATGGGTGAAGGCACCAACGCCGGCTGCCGGTTCGTTATTGGAGTGCTGGGCGGAACCCACTCCCGCGAGCAGCTGGCGGCCTGCCCCCACACGCACATTGTGGAATCGATCCTCGACGTGCCGGCCCTTTTGCTCGCAGACACCACCCCATGA
- a CDS encoding beta-propeller fold lactonase family protein: MKSVSRPLFVASILSATIAAAIVGQVAQRPDVGWNEGKTRFKLYNGWSLSPAGNRITLNGDMPGKIVFSPDGNHALVATSGYNDHSLTVFDWRTGEITDSKVVARSSFGISAEGDAIYTSGGRSGGKTEDIRKWQLAGGKLMPIGAVTLTDIAPDLRFVTSLLNYKGDLYVVNAQSNEILRLDSLGKVVAKTQVGYRPRAVAMSPNKRFVAVSDWGGSGVVLLEAQTLRPIKRIKTLPHPTALAYHPDGRYFVAESGANTILQNRGGVLTRITVSVDKLHRVGPTPTDLCVSPDGKRLFVTLAGENAVAVLDVTGERPKVLGHIPTERWPSSVAVTPDGKRLLVATAKGFYGPSQAGGKEIPNAGSAKRQMTARVAFIDMPNQMQLNAMSVQVAENMPEGDRSTGLTSGQKSMALANLKKIKHVIYVIKENKSYDQVFGDISGANGDPSVTIFGERITPNQHALARDFVIFDNLYCDGESSQVGHQWTTSAYANEYTESQWSSNYGDKGELTSDKRLTASPGEYLWSIAREKKLSARVYGEYVDVQEGHGSLEDQSIRENPEKWGYSEAWERVFARGGRDTEKLATFLEELKGFERTGKMPSLMVMALPDDHTHGYSAGSYSPKAMVGDNDLAVGQLVEAISKSRFWNDTAIFVIQDDTQGSLDHVDSHRTYGLVVSPWTMRGVVDSTHYTTASMLRTMELILGLPPMSSYDAMATPMLRPFIGNIRVNAWKSLPPCQEINDKNPGGVLSLRSGKLDWTDIDRADPEEWGRLLWDGERPGQPFPAK, translated from the coding sequence ATGAAATCAGTATCAAGACCGCTCTTTGTGGCCTCCATCCTCTCAGCAACGATCGCCGCAGCTATCGTCGGTCAGGTTGCCCAGCGGCCCGACGTTGGCTGGAATGAAGGAAAGACCCGATTCAAACTTTACAACGGCTGGTCTCTGTCGCCTGCTGGGAACCGAATCACATTGAATGGGGACATGCCCGGCAAAATCGTTTTCTCGCCAGATGGGAACCATGCCCTGGTGGCGACCAGCGGCTATAACGACCACTCGCTAACCGTGTTTGATTGGCGGACTGGGGAAATCACGGATTCCAAGGTCGTGGCGCGCAGTTCTTTTGGAATCTCGGCGGAGGGTGACGCCATCTACACGTCAGGTGGACGCAGCGGAGGCAAGACAGAAGACATCCGCAAATGGCAACTGGCAGGGGGAAAACTCATGCCTATCGGGGCTGTCACGCTCACCGATATCGCGCCTGATTTGCGGTTTGTCACGTCACTCTTGAACTACAAAGGGGATCTGTACGTTGTCAACGCCCAATCCAACGAAATTTTACGGCTGGACTCATTGGGAAAAGTTGTTGCCAAAACACAAGTCGGCTACCGTCCGCGGGCGGTGGCGATGTCGCCAAATAAACGGTTTGTCGCCGTTTCCGACTGGGGCGGATCCGGGGTCGTCCTGCTGGAAGCACAGACACTGAGGCCCATCAAAAGAATCAAGACCCTTCCCCACCCAACGGCGCTTGCCTACCACCCGGATGGCCGGTACTTCGTCGCTGAATCGGGGGCGAACACGATCCTACAAAATCGGGGAGGGGTTCTTACCCGCATCACAGTTTCTGTCGACAAGCTGCACCGTGTTGGCCCAACTCCCACCGATCTGTGCGTCTCGCCAGATGGGAAACGGTTGTTTGTGACCTTGGCGGGCGAAAACGCCGTGGCCGTGCTTGATGTGACCGGAGAGCGCCCGAAAGTGCTGGGGCATATCCCGACCGAGCGGTGGCCGAGCTCGGTTGCGGTTACCCCGGACGGCAAACGCTTGTTGGTGGCAACTGCCAAAGGTTTTTATGGGCCCTCGCAGGCAGGTGGAAAGGAGATCCCCAATGCCGGAAGTGCCAAACGACAAATGACCGCCCGGGTCGCATTCATCGACATGCCTAACCAGATGCAATTGAATGCGATGTCCGTCCAAGTTGCCGAGAACATGCCTGAAGGCGACCGTTCGACCGGCCTGACCAGCGGTCAGAAAAGCATGGCTTTGGCGAACCTGAAGAAGATCAAACATGTGATCTACGTCATCAAAGAGAATAAATCGTATGACCAGGTTTTCGGTGACATCAGCGGAGCCAACGGTGACCCTTCCGTCACGATTTTTGGGGAACGCATCACACCCAACCAGCATGCCTTGGCGCGGGATTTTGTCATTTTCGACAATCTTTACTGCGATGGCGAGTCCTCGCAGGTTGGCCACCAATGGACCACTTCTGCCTATGCAAATGAGTACACAGAATCGCAATGGAGCAGCAACTACGGCGACAAAGGAGAATTGACGAGTGACAAACGGCTCACTGCATCCCCCGGCGAATACCTCTGGAGCATCGCTCGGGAGAAGAAGCTTTCGGCCCGGGTGTATGGGGAGTATGTTGACGTCCAAGAAGGCCATGGTTCTTTGGAGGATCAATCGATCCGCGAAAACCCTGAAAAGTGGGGCTATTCCGAGGCATGGGAACGGGTCTTTGCCCGTGGAGGCCGGGACACTGAGAAACTTGCCACATTCCTAGAAGAACTAAAAGGTTTTGAACGAACCGGGAAAATGCCTTCCTTAATGGTTATGGCATTGCCGGATGACCACACCCATGGCTACTCGGCTGGCAGCTATTCGCCCAAAGCCATGGTTGGGGACAACGACCTCGCCGTTGGACAATTAGTCGAAGCGATCAGCAAGTCGCGATTTTGGAATGACACAGCTATTTTTGTCATTCAAGACGACACCCAAGGATCATTGGACCACGTTGATTCGCACCGGACCTATGGGTTGGTGGTTTCGCCGTGGACCATGAGGGGTGTTGTGGATTCCACCCATTACACAACGGCCTCCATGTTGAGGACAATGGAACTCATCCTCGGTCTTCCGCCGATGTCGAGCTACGATGCGATGGCCACCCCGATGTTGCGCCCATTCATTGGGAACATTCGCGTCAATGCCTGGAAAAGCCTGCCGCCTTGCCAGGAGATCAACGACAAAAACCCTGGAGGGGTGCTTTCCCTCAGATCTGGCAAATTGGATTGGACCGACATCGACCGGGCTGACCCCGAGGAATGGGGCCGGCTTCTTTGGGACGGCGAGCGTCCCGGGCAGCCGTTCCCAGCCAAGTGA
- the phnD gene encoding phosphonate ABC transporter substrate-binding protein gives MRRLSIFLAALGLAFLFGCSAPSGSASNGTSAKNGGSPGVLHIALSPSEDSEKMAVGFEPIRAQLAKDLEMDVKVDRVTDYSSVIEAQRAGKVDVAWYGPLSMILANQEAGAEPILIGQEEGKSTTYFSMIIVPANSPAKELKDLKGKKIALVDPGSTSGNLVPRMAVLKATNATAEEFFGNVAYAGSHDAALLSLVNGNVDACAIQDITFNAKCASKEIDESKFRVLWKSDPIPQSPIAVRKDLDPQLKEKIVQSFLAMDSKGVKMDVPGVGDFQKFHRVTMDDYQVIAEMASALGLSKNDMGK, from the coding sequence ATGAGACGACTTTCCATTTTTTTGGCGGCCTTAGGGTTGGCATTTCTCTTTGGCTGCAGCGCCCCCTCGGGATCGGCTTCAAACGGAACCTCGGCCAAAAACGGCGGCTCTCCCGGTGTTTTGCACATCGCCCTCTCCCCATCGGAAGACTCTGAAAAAATGGCCGTTGGGTTTGAACCTATCCGGGCCCAACTCGCTAAAGATTTAGAGATGGATGTCAAGGTCGACCGTGTCACCGATTACTCCAGCGTTATTGAAGCGCAAAGAGCAGGGAAAGTCGACGTGGCGTGGTACGGCCCCCTTTCCATGATCCTCGCCAACCAAGAAGCCGGCGCCGAGCCAATCCTGATTGGCCAAGAAGAAGGGAAATCGACAACCTACTTCTCCATGATCATCGTTCCTGCCAACTCCCCGGCTAAGGAACTCAAGGACTTGAAAGGGAAAAAAATCGCTCTGGTCGACCCAGGCTCCACGAGTGGCAACCTGGTGCCACGGATGGCGGTGTTGAAGGCGACGAATGCCACGGCTGAAGAGTTTTTTGGCAACGTCGCTTATGCCGGTTCTCATGATGCCGCTCTCCTTTCACTGGTCAACGGGAACGTCGACGCCTGCGCAATCCAAGATATCACGTTCAACGCCAAGTGCGCGAGCAAAGAAATCGATGAAAGCAAGTTCCGCGTCCTCTGGAAATCGGATCCAATCCCGCAGTCGCCGATCGCTGTCCGCAAAGACCTTGATCCGCAATTGAAAGAAAAAATCGTCCAAAGCTTCCTTGCCATGGATTCCAAAGGGGTCAAGATGGACGTGCCCGGCGTCGGGGATTTTCAAAAGTTCCATCGGGTGACAATGGACGACTACCAGGTGATTGCCGAAATGGCATCGGCCTTGGGGTTATCCAAAAATGATATGGGCAAGTGA
- the phnE gene encoding phosphonate ABC transporter, permease protein PhnE, whose protein sequence is MRRPSKAAWWAVAGLTTSALVGAKWLGFDQTTLNSLLVDGVPALAKYCHPAWQEMPRLLRLLGETVGMGVVGTSIAMALAIPSPYFAAASIAPNRGVFAVSRQVLNFFRSMPDALIALILVQGMGLGPVPGAIALGLHSFGYVGKNLSEKVERIERGVLDGLRSCGADGFQSFRFGVLPTVEREILSDALYILDRNIRTAATLGLVGAGGIGVELLSALRTFHEDQASTIIVLVVVLVIVIDMASTHARKRLA, encoded by the coding sequence GTGAGGCGGCCATCGAAGGCGGCCTGGTGGGCCGTTGCCGGGTTGACCACTTCGGCATTGGTTGGTGCCAAATGGCTGGGATTTGACCAAACCACCTTGAACAGTCTGCTCGTCGACGGGGTTCCGGCCCTGGCCAAATATTGTCACCCGGCCTGGCAGGAGATGCCGCGGTTGCTCCGGCTCCTTGGGGAAACAGTGGGGATGGGGGTGGTCGGCACCAGTATCGCCATGGCCCTTGCTATTCCGAGCCCTTACTTTGCCGCTGCAAGCATCGCCCCAAACCGGGGTGTCTTTGCCGTCAGTCGGCAAGTCTTGAATTTCTTCCGGTCCATGCCAGACGCCTTGATTGCCCTCATCCTCGTCCAAGGAATGGGATTGGGTCCGGTTCCCGGGGCAATCGCGCTCGGGTTGCACTCATTTGGCTATGTTGGGAAAAACCTCTCCGAAAAAGTGGAGCGAATCGAGCGTGGGGTTCTGGACGGCCTCAGATCCTGCGGCGCTGACGGGTTCCAATCATTCCGCTTCGGTGTCCTACCGACCGTGGAGCGGGAAATTCTGTCGGACGCTTTATATATCCTTGACCGGAACATTCGAACTGCGGCAACCCTCGGTTTGGTCGGTGCCGGCGGCATCGGCGTCGAACTCCTTTCTGCCCTCAGGACATTCCACGAAGACCAGGCATCGACAATCATCGTCCTGGTTGTCGTTCTGGTCATCGTGATCGACATGGCCTCAACCCATGCCAGGAAGAGGCTTGCATGA
- the phnE gene encoding phosphonate ABC transporter, permease protein PhnE, protein MRCVTPNGKPSAPTWWMSASIGLVFALSGMMIQVDLPGLARSPGPLATFVGRMWVAPDFSYLPRLAALTLETVVIAFVATVASCLLSFPISLLAARNCTPHPVVGWLLKAVASIFRAVPDLLVALVLASALGLGNVPGVLALVTASVAYLVKAYADALEVTGKNPVEGVAASGGGWLAQRTVGVVPQAAPDLLGLSLYAMDSNLRSASFLGAVGAGGIGFDLAAAVRHFQFDRLGAMILSIFLSVSLVDALSSHLRRRIG, encoded by the coding sequence ATGAGGTGTGTCACACCCAACGGAAAGCCTTCCGCCCCGACGTGGTGGATGTCGGCATCCATTGGTCTGGTCTTTGCCCTATCGGGGATGATGATCCAGGTCGACCTGCCGGGCTTGGCGCGATCTCCAGGGCCGTTGGCGACATTTGTCGGCCGGATGTGGGTCGCCCCCGATTTTAGCTACCTGCCTCGGCTTGCGGCCTTGACCTTGGAAACAGTGGTGATCGCATTCGTTGCGACCGTGGCATCTTGCCTCCTTTCGTTCCCCATCTCCTTGTTGGCCGCCCGCAACTGCACGCCCCATCCTGTAGTAGGATGGTTGCTCAAAGCCGTCGCCAGCATTTTTCGGGCGGTTCCGGATTTGTTGGTTGCCCTTGTGCTTGCCTCGGCACTTGGGCTTGGGAACGTCCCCGGTGTTTTGGCCCTGGTTACCGCCAGTGTTGCCTACTTGGTCAAAGCCTACGCAGACGCGCTGGAAGTCACCGGAAAGAATCCCGTCGAAGGTGTTGCTGCCTCTGGGGGCGGTTGGCTGGCCCAGCGCACGGTTGGGGTCGTGCCGCAGGCGGCACCAGATTTGCTCGGGCTCTCGCTCTATGCCATGGATTCGAACCTCCGGTCGGCTTCCTTCCTGGGGGCGGTCGGCGCCGGGGGGATCGGGTTTGACCTGGCCGCCGCCGTGAGGCATTTCCAGTTCGACCGGCTGGGCGCGATGATCTTGTCAATCTTTCTCTCCGTCTCCCTTGTCGATGCCCTTTCATCCCATTTGCGGCGGAGGATCGGGTGA
- the cas2e gene encoding type I-E CRISPR-associated endoribonuclease Cas2, which translates to MVVLIVTAVKPGLRGELSRWMLEPQAGVFVGHLSGRVRDKLWEKVVAEVKSGSAMMIHSARSEQGFAVRCHGDRARLPMDYDGLVLIARRTARAT; encoded by the coding sequence GTGGTCGTCCTCATCGTCACCGCCGTAAAGCCGGGCCTCAGGGGGGAGCTGTCACGCTGGATGCTTGAGCCTCAGGCGGGCGTTTTTGTGGGCCACCTCTCGGGAAGGGTCCGAGATAAGCTCTGGGAAAAAGTTGTGGCGGAGGTGAAATCGGGATCCGCCATGATGATTCATTCGGCAAGGTCAGAGCAAGGATTCGCGGTGCGGTGCCACGGCGACCGTGCGCGTCTGCCTATGGATTACGATGGGCTGGTACTCATCGCTCGCCGGACGGCAAGAGCAACTTGA
- the phnC gene encoding phosphonate ABC transporter ATP-binding protein, translated as MGSPVRLQGVTKRFPNGVEAVRGIDLAFEPGKVTVVLGPSGAGKSTLLRLINGLESATSGTVSVGGRAVQPGNLREIRKEVGMVFQQFNLVPRLSVMANVLCGRLAYRSWVTSLFFTFPDSDFDLAHKALEQVGLQDRAWDRVDKLSGGQQQRVAIARTLVQQADVILADEPVASLDPATSEEILHLLVSAARSREATLVVNLHQVDLAVKHADRIVGVKNGAIIFERNPGEWTEEDHKALYQ; from the coding sequence ATGGGTTCGCCTGTTCGATTGCAAGGCGTGACCAAAAGATTCCCCAATGGGGTCGAAGCCGTCCGCGGCATCGACCTGGCCTTTGAGCCGGGCAAAGTCACCGTCGTGCTTGGGCCCAGCGGGGCGGGAAAAAGCACACTGTTGCGCCTGATCAATGGCTTGGAATCGGCGACATCGGGAACCGTTTCTGTCGGCGGGCGCGCTGTCCAACCCGGCAACTTGCGAGAAATCCGCAAAGAGGTGGGAATGGTGTTCCAGCAGTTCAACCTTGTTCCCCGGCTGAGCGTGATGGCCAACGTCTTGTGCGGCAGACTGGCCTACCGCTCATGGGTCACAAGCCTGTTTTTCACGTTTCCCGACTCCGACTTCGACCTTGCCCATAAGGCACTGGAGCAAGTCGGTCTCCAAGACCGTGCATGGGATCGGGTCGACAAGCTCAGCGGCGGGCAACAGCAGCGCGTGGCCATTGCACGCACGCTCGTCCAACAGGCTGACGTGATTCTGGCCGATGAACCCGTTGCTTCCTTGGATCCGGCAACGAGCGAGGAGATCTTGCACCTCCTTGTTTCAGCTGCCCGATCCCGAGAGGCGACTCTGGTCGTTAATCTCCACCAAGTCGACTTGGCAGTCAAACACGCTGACCGCATTGTGGGGGTGAAAAACGGAGCCATCATCTTTGAAAGGAACCCCGGTGAGTGGACCGAAGAAGACCACAAGGCACTTTACCAATGA
- a CDS encoding TIGR03364 family FAD-dependent oxidoreductase yields the protein MKHDAAIIGAGIAGLSLAHTLHRQGKRIVVLEKSAIAQGASVRNFGMVWPLGHPVGHVRTLAMRSREIWLEVAREAGFWANPRGSLTLAYEEVEEQVLHEFMDIAEHNPSVGRLISAEQAQKISPAVKSDGLKLALHSTQEVCVDPREAVHVLARHLAAKGIEIRFGTPVSSVGPGAVKLAGGGCVEAENVIVAAGPDLRDLLPSVGPQDGLRRCTLQMMRFAPKSRNWPTMGAHLCAGLTLGHYANFADCPSIGALRAFHQERWPLQVEHGIHVLVSQHADGSLTVGDSHDYGESASPYLSAKVESAILEALDQFLDWSEFSVAERWFGHYNTSPGRFYSWRQVDHGVWSLNLFGTGMTLSFGVAELVVSSLAQ from the coding sequence ATGAAGCATGACGCCGCCATTATCGGGGCCGGGATCGCCGGACTCTCCTTGGCCCACACCCTCCACCGGCAAGGCAAACGCATCGTCGTCCTCGAGAAATCGGCGATTGCGCAAGGCGCAAGCGTCCGGAACTTTGGAATGGTCTGGCCCCTTGGCCACCCTGTCGGCCACGTGCGCACCTTGGCAATGCGGAGCCGGGAGATTTGGCTCGAAGTCGCCCGGGAAGCAGGTTTTTGGGCAAACCCGAGGGGTTCGCTCACTCTTGCCTACGAAGAAGTTGAAGAGCAAGTTTTGCACGAATTCATGGACATTGCCGAACATAACCCTTCGGTGGGCCGACTGATCTCTGCCGAACAAGCCCAAAAAATCAGTCCGGCGGTGAAATCCGACGGACTGAAGTTGGCCCTCCACAGCACTCAGGAGGTTTGTGTCGACCCCAGAGAAGCCGTGCATGTATTGGCACGGCACCTTGCAGCAAAAGGGATCGAAATCCGTTTCGGCACTCCCGTCTCCTCAGTCGGACCCGGGGCCGTCAAGCTTGCCGGCGGCGGGTGCGTCGAAGCAGAGAATGTAATCGTGGCGGCCGGGCCGGATCTCCGGGATCTGCTCCCATCTGTCGGGCCACAGGACGGTTTGCGTCGATGCACACTGCAAATGATGCGGTTTGCCCCCAAAAGCCGGAATTGGCCGACAATGGGGGCGCACCTTTGCGCAGGGTTGACTTTGGGGCATTACGCCAACTTTGCCGATTGCCCGTCGATCGGCGCGCTCCGTGCCTTCCACCAAGAGCGTTGGCCGCTTCAAGTTGAGCACGGCATCCATGTTTTGGTCTCCCAACATGCCGATGGCAGTTTGACGGTCGGCGATTCCCACGACTACGGAGAGTCGGCATCCCCTTACCTCTCGGCGAAAGTTGAATCGGCAATCTTAGAAGCACTAGACCAGTTCTTGGATTGGTCGGAGTTTTCCGTTGCCGAGCGTTGGTTTGGGCATTACAACACGTCCCCGGGCCGGTTCTATTCGTGGAGGCAGGTTGATCACGGTGTTTGGTCACTCAACCTCTTTGGAACGGGAATGACCCTCTCATTTGGAGTCGCCGAGTTGGTTGTCAGTTCACTGGCGCAATAA
- a CDS encoding prepilin-type N-terminal cleavage/methylation domain-containing protein: MKTKAFTLIELLVVIAIIAILAAILFPVFAKAKLAAKKTQDLSNIKQIGTATAIYMADNDDLFPLQAGRDCTFGQSPLGQYNFNSRVLTPANWSKAHNVQACTSRVKGALALPVNTVYPYMKNSDLFAIPVATPETSSSFDYSAANKEVEPWAVGFSMNGLLSEFSGTAVTSIATTPLWWPGFGTTNRVGNTYTNPFIICADPTGSCVFNGNGPTFASAASCNNQDNHNTLGFLNGSQSKLGNVAYGTVWPYGKSQNWAYADTHAKTRNTGTGDPKTDPFVADPTYLATGYPSQALTYVDSQCHVPVFRPDYQP; the protein is encoded by the coding sequence ATGAAAACCAAAGCGTTTACACTCATCGAGCTCCTTGTGGTTATCGCGATCATCGCGATCCTCGCAGCCATCCTCTTCCCCGTTTTCGCCAAAGCGAAACTGGCTGCCAAAAAGACCCAAGACTTGTCCAACATCAAGCAGATCGGTACGGCAACCGCCATCTACATGGCGGACAATGACGACCTGTTCCCGCTCCAAGCCGGCCGGGATTGCACTTTTGGCCAAAGCCCGCTCGGCCAATACAACTTCAACTCGCGGGTTCTGACCCCAGCCAACTGGAGCAAAGCTCACAACGTCCAAGCATGCACCAGCCGGGTGAAAGGGGCCTTGGCGTTGCCGGTCAATACGGTTTATCCCTACATGAAGAATTCGGATCTTTTTGCGATCCCGGTCGCCACGCCAGAAACATCGAGTTCTTTCGACTACAGTGCCGCTAACAAGGAAGTCGAACCATGGGCCGTCGGGTTCAGCATGAACGGTCTTCTTTCGGAATTCTCGGGCACGGCCGTGACCTCCATCGCCACGACTCCTCTGTGGTGGCCCGGTTTCGGGACGACCAACCGCGTTGGCAACACCTATACCAACCCGTTTATCATCTGTGCTGACCCCACCGGATCGTGCGTGTTCAACGGCAATGGCCCGACATTTGCTTCGGCCGCAAGCTGCAACAACCAAGACAACCACAACACGCTTGGGTTCCTCAATGGATCGCAGTCCAAGCTCGGTAACGTGGCCTACGGCACGGTGTGGCCTTATGGGAAATCCCAAAACTGGGCCTACGCCGACACCCACGCCAAAACCCGCAACACTGGTACCGGCGATCCCAAAACTGACCCGTTCGTCGCCGACCCGACCTATTTGGCCACCGGTTACCCCAGCCAGGCGCTTACCTATGTCGACAGCCAGTGCCACGTTCCTGTTTTCCGGCCGGACTACCAGCCGTGA